In Hyphomicrobiales bacterium, the genomic stretch TGTCAGACCATAAATTGCGCCGCGCGCATGAGCATCCCAATAAGGCGCACCAAGACCAACAAAGGCTGGCACCACATAAACATCTTCATCCGGATTGGCCGCAGTTGCCATATCGCCAGTATCACCAGCGTTTTCAATAATTTTCAAACCATCACGCAACCACTGAACAGCCGCACCCGCCATAAAGATCGAGCCTTCCAAAGCATAGGTAACCTTGCCATTGAGGCGATAGGCAATGGTTGTAAGCAGTCGGTTATTGGAAGAAACGGCTTTGTCTCCGGTATTAAGCAAAGCAAAACATCCCGTACCATAGGTGCTCTTCATCATACCTGGCTCAAAACAAGCTTGGCCAATGGCCGCTGCATGTTGGTCACCTGCGACGCCGGCAATCGGAATTTCGACGCCAAAAAGCGACGGAACTGTACCGCCAAAATCATCCGCACAGTCCTTAACTTCTGGCAACAAAGAACGAGGAATATTGAACTTCGCAAGAATATCATCGTCCCAATCTTGCTCATGAATATTAAACAGGAGCGTTCTTGATGCATTGGTTGCATCAGTTGCATGCACCTTCCCGCCCGTTAAACGCCAGATCAAAAATGTATCTATCGTGCCAAAAGCAAGTTTGCCCGCTTCAGCCGCTGCACGTGCACCGTCAACATTATCGAGCAACCAAGCCAATTTAGTTCCTGAGAAATAAGGGTCTGCCAGCAAACCCGTTTTCTGGGTCAAAATATCGGCGAAACCCTCTTCGCGCATTTGCACACAAGTATCTTCCGTCCGCCGATCTTGCCACACGATAGCGCGGTGCAATGGCTTGCCGCTTTCTCTATCCCATAA encodes the following:
- the glpK gene encoding glycerol kinase GlpK — encoded protein: MTIVAIDQGTTSSRSIVFGKSMEIVSIAQQEFEQHFPKPGWVEHDPEEIWQSVLETIKQALAKANLNAKEIAAIGITNQRETTVLWDRESGKPLHRAIVWQDRRTEDTCVQMREEGFADILTQKTGLLADPYFSGTKLAWLLDNVDGARAAAEAGKLAFGTIDTFLIWRLTGGKVHATDATNASRTLLFNIHEQDWDDDILAKFNIPRSLLPEVKDCADDFGGTVPSLFGVEIPIAGVAGDQHAAAIGQACFEPGMMKSTYGTGCFALLNTGDKAVSSNNRLLTTIAYRLNGKVTYALEGSIFMAGAAVQWLRDGLKIIENAGDTGDMATAANPDEDVYVVPAFVGLGAPYWDAHARGAIYGLTRGCGQNEIVRGTLEAVCYQTRDLLEAMQGDIQGAGLHSGVKTVLRVDGGMVASDWTMQFLSNMLDAAVDRPTILETTALGAAWLAGSHVGVWPDQQGFAESWQLERQFTSDMDPDIRDKKYAGWKDAIQRTLSSPASTS